The Aeromicrobium yanjiei genome includes a region encoding these proteins:
- a CDS encoding serine aminopeptidase domain-containing protein, whose product MTAPLVLISAAMAVPSGFYRPLVAAFEERGWEAQALPTRGFERGEPTASREHDWSYDDGIQQIADAVGKARADQPDRPVIVFGHSLGSQFCLGHELNHPPSDGFVSVGAGVPHFRHYPYGGVPLLVLSLAVPVVSRLLGHVPKPFFGAPGARTLMTEWAGFMRTGTPPFPAEGTVRTPSLVIQLQGDALAVSTANKAFVARFLDPDATTRWVYTRDAAPEGGSTDHVRWAKTPGPVVDQILTWWTTTHPAPHR is encoded by the coding sequence GTGACCGCACCACTCGTCCTGATCTCCGCCGCGATGGCGGTGCCGTCGGGCTTCTACCGACCCCTCGTGGCCGCGTTCGAGGAGCGCGGCTGGGAGGCGCAGGCGTTGCCGACGCGCGGCTTCGAGCGCGGGGAGCCCACCGCGAGCCGCGAGCACGACTGGAGCTACGACGACGGCATCCAGCAGATCGCCGACGCCGTGGGAAAGGCTCGGGCCGATCAGCCGGACCGGCCGGTCATCGTCTTCGGGCACAGCCTCGGCTCCCAGTTCTGCCTGGGCCACGAGCTCAACCACCCGCCGAGCGACGGCTTCGTCTCGGTCGGTGCGGGCGTGCCGCACTTTCGCCACTACCCCTACGGCGGGGTCCCGCTGCTGGTGCTCAGCCTCGCGGTGCCCGTGGTGTCGCGCCTCCTCGGCCACGTCCCCAAGCCGTTCTTCGGCGCGCCGGGCGCTCGTACGCTCATGACGGAGTGGGCCGGCTTCATGCGGACCGGGACGCCCCCGTTCCCGGCCGAGGGCACCGTGCGTACGCCCTCGCTGGTCATCCAGCTGCAGGGCGACGCCCTGGCGGTGTCGACGGCCAACAAGGCGTTCGTGGCGCGCTTCCTCGACCCTGACGCCACGACGCGCTGGGTCTACACCCGGGACGCCGCGCCCGAGGGCGGCAGCACCGACCACGTCCGCTGGGCCAAGACCCCCGGCCCCGTGGTCGACCAGATCCTCACCTGGTGGACCACCACCCACCCCGCCCCCCACCGCTGA